TAACTTGTTATTTGTTACACTAGGAAGAGTTTTCGCACCATAAGATGGCTTGGATTCAGTCTACAAAAAGCACAGATGACAATGAGTGATCTTTATCTCTCTTGGATCAAAGAATTCTAGAGCGCTTATCTGTGGCAGAAAGACACTAGCAGGGGCGGCCTTAGAGTCcagaacaaaaacaaaatacagcggatgctagaaatcagaaataaaaacagaaaatgctggaaaacactcagcaggtcaggcagcatctgtggagaaagaaacagagttaacatttcaggttgatgacctttcagcagagctgcctgacctgctgagagttttgcagcattttctatttttattttagagttcAGAGCATACCCATAATATTGTTGCTATTATTGGCTGCATGTTTATGGTCTCCAAGAGAAGCTGCAGACCAACATCATAGAGATATCCTTCAATGTTAAGAATCTATTTAGTGAGCAGACACAGCAACTGCTGGCAGTTCACCAAAGAACAGCAGAAGCTCGAGGTAATTGCTGACACAgttcaaatggaaaaaaaacctAATCCCAAAGGAGCAGCTTGCCCGGTCCAAAGGCCAAGACGAGGCCTTAACCAGCTCCAATTCCAGTCTTTAAATTGCCATGGATTGCCCTCCCCACCACACGCACTGGCCTCCCCCATCACCACAGATAACTGGATCAAGAAACTATCCAACTGGGCTATCCTTTACACTAGAGACAAGGATATGTAAATTTTGGAGAATTATCTGACCAGGCAATTTAAGGAGCTCCAATTCAGAGACCAATCTTTCAGCATAATGTCAGCACTGTTTTGTTCGTAACAGGTTTATGGAGGAATCAGATACTCGGGAGACTGGCTATCCCCAATGGACTTAAAAAAGACTTTTTTGTAACACAGTAAATTCTGGTTGCACATCCAAAAGTAAAGCTGTAGGTACCAGCTGCTCCTGTTTAGTCTCTTTAGCTGATTTATACTACAACTATGGCATCTGTAGGAAGCAGTTTCAATTCACACCATTGTTGCAGTCTTACTGTAAATGCCACCTGAATCGTGTGTCTGAGCTCAACTTGACACCAAAATATAAGTAAAGTGAGACTTTCTAGAGGGAGATGTGTCCCTTGGCTTCACCTCAGGATAAGTTTGGACTTTCACATCTGACTTACAATCCAAATTTAGCACTGGTGGGAaatgttttacatagaatttacagcagagaaacaagccattcggcccaactggtccatgccggtgtttatgctccacgcaagcctcctccctccttcagcTAACCTATCaccatagccttctattcctttctccctcacgtgtttatctagattccccttaaatgaatctatgcgaTTCGCCTCGACTACTActtgtgttagcgagttccatattctcaccactctctgagtaaagaacttCCTCTTGaattgcgacaaaatacaagacattaataaactggcaaaatgggagtgtaattggcaaatgaatttcaatatagataagtgtgaggtggtacattttggtaagaagaataaggaggccacatactccttggaaaataagagtctaaatggggtagagaagcaaagggaactaggggtacagatgcatcaatcactaaaagtagcgacgcacgttaataaggccataagaaaagcaaaccaagcactgaggttcatttcttgaAAAGGAggtaagttatgttaaacttgcatggaaccttggttagaccacacttggagttccatgcacatttctggtctccataattaTAATAAGGAtaatagaggcactagagaagatttacaaggataccagaactgagaggttatacccatcagcaaaggctgaactggctggtgttcttttctctttaaaagagaaggttgaggggtgacctgatagaggtctttaagattatgaaagagtttgataggatagacttatagaaaatgtttccacgtgtcgaggagaccaaaactaggggccattaatataagatagtcataaataagaacagaaaatgctggaaacactcagcaggtcaaacactatctgtggggagagaaacagagttaacatttcaggtgggtGACCATTTTGCTTTTGGATGATGGGGCAAATCAAGTTCTATGAAGGAACTAGGTGGCCCcaaccaccaactccatccctcttcttgaccactgtctgagaccattcacaaccttgacgtcctatttgaccctgagatgagcttctgaccacatattcactccatcaccaagactacctacttccacctctgtaacatcgcctgtctccgtccctgcctcagctcatctgctgctgaaaccctcacccatgcctttcttacctctagactcgccggcctcccaccttgcaccctccgtaaacttgagctcatccaaaactctgctgcccatatccgaactcacagcaagtcccactcacccaccacccatacgctcgctgatctacattagctcctggtccagtAACGACTCctattataaaattctcatccttgttttcaaatccttccatggtctcgcccctccctatctctgtaacctcctccagccaacaatcctctgagatctctgcgctcctccaattctggcctcttgcgcatccctaattttaatcactccaccattggcggccgtgccttcagccgtctaggctctaaagtctggaattccctccttaaacctctccgtctcactcctcctttatgacgctccttaaaacctatctctctgaccaagcttttggccacctgtcctaatatctccttatatggctcggcgccaaattttgtttgaagcgccttgggatgttttactgtgttaaaggtgctatgtttgtttgaagtaattttacaacaccaagttatagtccagcaattttattttaaattcacaagctttcggaggcttcctccttcctcaggtgaacattgttGGAAACGttgttccaacaacgttcacccgaggaaggaggaagcctccgaaagcttgtgaatttaaaataaaattgctggactataacttggtgttgtaaaattgtttacaattgtcaaccccagtccatcaccggcatctccacatcatgtttgaaGTAAGCCAGAAGGACTGAACCGCCCTTTCAAATTGCATGTTTTATTACATTCTTAAAattatgtcatagaatcatacagcacagaaggaggccattcggcccatcgtgcctgcgccaactctttgaaagggcgagccaattagtcccaattttttttttccatttcaagtatatatccgattcccttttgaaagttactactgactctgcttccaacaccctttcgggcagtgcattccagatcacatcaATTAAATTGCAACGATTGCAAGTCTTGGCAGCCCTGGTAGCCAGGATTGTGTCTGCCCCACCAATTGCTGAGGGTAGTCTGCCTTGTACGATGCTCTTCGCCCACTagaggacacggggggggggggggggggagagagagagagaaacaaaaactggCCGTCGAAAGACGCCGAGGATCTGCTCAGCGGCTCACCGAGGCCGGCGAGGACTATGTGCAGCGCTCCGGGCGGGGGGGAGCCCCGCAGCCTGGTGCGGGAGATCGAGCTGAACGTGCTCGAGTGTAAAGTCTGCTTCGAGCGGTACGGCAGCAGCCCGCCCCGCCGACCGTGCGCCCTGCCGTGCGGACACGCCGTCTGCCGGCACTGCGCCTCGGCTCTGTGCCGCCGCCAGCAGCCGGCCGACGGCCAGCTCCAGTGCCCCTTCTGCCGCCGGACGGGGCCGCTCTCGCAGGCCGCCGACTGCCTGCCCCTGCTGCAGCTGGCGGAGCTactgggcggaggaggaggtgatggaggaggaggaggaggggacgccGCTGAGGTGGCCGGCGGACGCTGGCCGAAGCTCGAGACCGTCTTCGGGGGCTGGGGCCAGCTGGTCAACCCCAGGGGGCTGGCGGTCTGCAGGAGGTCGGGGGCCGTGGCCGTGGCCCAGGACGGGGAGCAGCGGGTCCGGCTCTTCGACCGAGGGGGGCGCGCCGCGGGGCTGGGGTTCGAGTCGGCCCCGGAGCACATCCGATACCCGCTGGACGTGGCGCTGGCCGGGGGCGGGCGGCTGCTGGTGGTGACGGACGCCGGCGACTGCTCGGTCAAGGTCTTCGCCTCCGGGGGCGGGAGCGGCGGTGCGGCGTCGGCGGTGATCCGAGGGGCCTTCATCCTCCCCTGGGGAGTGGAcgccggctcctcctcctcctcctcctcccccgaccAGGTCGCGCTGACGGACGCCGGGCGGGGCTCGCTGCTGCTGCTCACCCTCCAGCTGCCGAGCGGGGCCCTGCTGAGCCAGGAGAGCGTCTGCGAGCGGCTGCGCTGCCCGAGAGAGGTCGCCGTCTGCCCGCTGGACGGCTGCATCCACGTGGTGGAGCACCTGCGGCCCGGCGCCCGGCTCAAGACCTTCAACCGCCGCGGGCAACTCGTCCGCCAGCTCGACAGCTTCGCCCTGAGCCTGCCCGGGCCCGGGTCCGGGGGCGGGCTCGTCCCCTCGGGCCTCACCGCGATCGCCGTCGACGGTCAAGGCAACGTGCTGGTGGCGGACGGGGAGGGCCGGGCCGTGCTGAGCCTGGGCACCCTGGACAAGGCGCAGCGCAGGACCGTCATCGAGCGCGGCCTGTGCCGCCCCCTGGCCCTGGCCTGTGCCGGAGACGACACGTTGATCGTGTTGGACGGTGGAGATCACACCTGGAAAGTGTACACGACTCGCTGAACTCCcgcacggaggaggaggaggaggaggaggttccccccacccaccctgcccGTGGAGCAGCGACCAGAACGGCCCACCTCAGCCCGCTGTGACCCACCTCAATCAAAGAGCGAAATacccgcggatgctggaaatctgaaattaacaaAAAACACTTGGAACAGATGCCCAGCAAGTCAGGCGGCGCCTGTGGAGACAGCAGCAAGAGTGAAACGTCCCCGACCTGATCATGCTCAAGACGACATCGATTGAAGGGTTTTATTCGAATTATAGTGCACTGCCCGGAGACATCCAATTTAAAGGacattttcaaaaataaaagACTGGaatgaaattattatttttttggtctgttttcacttttttttggACAGGTTTTCACTTTTTTTTGGACAGGTTTTCACTTTTTTTTGGACAGGTTTTCACTTTTTTTTGGACAGGTTTTCACTGGTTATGAAAATACAACGATTGTGCACATTAAAGAAAGCTTTACTGTGAATCTTAACGAATTTAGATACGGGGGAAACGAACCTTTAAAACGGAAAGCCCAATCAAGGTTGTTCCACTGGTATCAGCCTTTCTGGCTGTAACATCATTGGTGGCCTCTATCCTGCTGAAACTCTCCTCCATGCTTTTTGTTACCTCTCAACCCGACTATATCCCAgtgctctcctagctggcctaCCACCTTTCACTCtgcataaacctgagctcattcaaaaccctGTTGGCCGTATCctacctaactcgcaccaagtcccgttcaacctcacccatcacccctgtgcttgctgagctACATTgggtcccggtccagcaacgcctcgatttatatttctcatccttgttttcaaacccctccatcacCTTGCCGTCCCTATCACATCCCCGATTTCAACACTCCAcccttggcagccgtgccttcagctgcctaggtcataAGCTCTGGAAGACCTTcccaaaacctctctgcctcgctctcctcctttaagatgctccttaaaacctacctcttcaaccaagcttttgatcatctatccaaatatctccttatgtggctcggtgtcaaattttgtttgataaaccttttgtgaagtaccttgagatgttttactaggttaaaggtgctatatatgcaAGTTGTGTTATATTTAAAAACATTCTTTACTTGGTTTTAGTTTAATTTCTATGTTACTTTGTCACTATTTAGAATATACctgtattttctcccttttctctcaTCATAGAAagctatagcacagaaggaggccattcggcccatcgtgtccgtgccggccgaaaaacagcttaatcccactttccagcacttggtcagtagccctgtaggtatcagcacttcaagtgctcattcaaatactttttaaatgagttgagggtttttgcctctaccaccctttcaggcagtgagctccagactcccaccaccctctggatgaaaaaaattctcctctaatccttctaccaattaatttaaatctatcccccctgctcactgacccctctgctaagggaaataggtccaccctatccactctatctagtcccgtcataattatatatacctcaattaaatctcccctcaccctcctttgttccaaagaaaacaaccccagcttatccaatcttttctcatagctaacattctccagccctggcaacatccttgtaaatctcctctccctctctagtgcaatcatatctttcctgtaatgtggtgacctgaactgtatGCAGTGCTCATCTGACAAACTTTTGTTGGAGTACAATTCTACGAAAGAAAGACCAACCTTATCTcatcacaaagtgctttatagccaattggATTACTTTTGATGCATAGAAGTCGTTTTTATATAGGCagaaacagcagccaatttgcacagagcaaggtcccggAATGAATGGTATTGGTATTGTTTGAGAGAGGTGTGTTGGATAGAACACCAGGAGTACTCTGTGctttttgaataatgccatgggatcttttgcatctgtctgagcagtttaatatctcaactcaaaggcggcacctccaacagtgcagtgctcaacTGAAATGGAagtctggattatatgctcaggtTCACAGTGGGGGcgtgaagccacaaccttctgaaccaAGCTAACAAGGGTTGCAGTGGCCCTTGACTGTTTCAATACCGTTTCAAGGATTTGGGTgtacttgtacatgaatcacagaaagttaacatataggtacagcaagcaattaggaaggcaaattgtatgttagcctttattacaagggggtttcagtataagagtaaggaggtcttgctgcaattatatagggctctggtgagaccacaccctggagtactgcgtacagttttgatctccttacctaaggaaggatattcttgccttagggGGAGCGCaacaaagttcactagattgattcctgggatgagagggttgtcctatgaggagagattgaatagaatggacctatattctctggagtttaaaagaatgagaggcaatctcattAAAacgttagagggcttgacagggtcgatgctgagaggttgtttcccctggctggagagtccagaactagcagtcatagtctcaagctaaaaggtcgaccatttaggaccgaaatgaggaaaagtttcttcactcagagttgtgagtctttggaattctctaccccagaagcctGTGGACcctcagtcgttaagtatattcaagattgagatcgatagatttttggacactaagggaatcaagggatatggggatagggcaggaaaatggagttgaggtagaagatcggccatgatcttattgaatggcggagcaggctcgaggggccttatggcctattcatgctcctatttcttacgttcttataatgccatggccattcttcatgtgtaagtgtCAGCAGGCTTTTCGACTGGGGAATATCACAGCTGAGGCCTGTCCTATGCTTATCTGACATCCCCACACCCTCCAGCAATGGTGActagatagtaatcaggagtgcAAACGCTTactgatttttcctctcccttgCTCAATTGTTCACACCCCAATTTgtgccccagttgagatcagaATGTTAATTAACATATCAAATTTTGGGTCATTTCAAATGGTTTTAAAGCTGGGTAATGGAGccgttgtggggggaggggggttgcgaTGGTGGTGCCGTGTCCACATCCCTTTTGTATACAGTAAAGCTCCCGCCAGCTTCAGACTGGAGGTTCTACCGCCTGCTCCGCACCTGAAAGAATTCAGGCAGAACTCAATTCTATGGTCCGTTACACTACATTAACAGGCAAAGACAGGCCATAATGAATACCATAATCAGCCCCACAGCAACTACAGTGAGAAAAGTGTGAGAGCCGTACAGAGAGCAaaaagtagaagacacaaagaaTTAAAGAAGCAGAGAGACAACGAAAGCGAAAGAGACAAAATTCTTCTTGGTGTGT
This DNA window, taken from Heptranchias perlo isolate sHepPer1 chromosome 2, sHepPer1.hap1, whole genome shotgun sequence, encodes the following:
- the LOC137336321 gene encoding E3 ubiquitin-protein ligase NHLRC1-like → MCSAPGGGEPRSLVREIELNVLECKVCFERYGSSPPRRPCALPCGHAVCRHCASALCRRQQPADGQLQCPFCRRTGPLSQAADCLPLLQLAELLGGGGGDGGGGGGDAAEVAGGRWPKLETVFGGWGQLVNPRGLAVCRRSGAVAVAQDGEQRVRLFDRGGRAAGLGFESAPEHIRYPLDVALAGGGRLLVVTDAGDCSVKVFASGGGSGGAASAVIRGAFILPWGVDAGSSSSSSSPDQVALTDAGRGSLLLLTLQLPSGALLSQESVCERLRCPREVAVCPLDGCIHVVEHLRPGARLKTFNRRGQLVRQLDSFALSLPGPGSGGGLVPSGLTAIAVDGQGNVLVADGEGRAVLSLGTLDKAQRRTVIERGLCRPLALACAGDDTLIVLDGGDHTWKVYTTR